Sequence from the Mugil cephalus isolate CIBA_MC_2020 chromosome 20, CIBA_Mcephalus_1.1, whole genome shotgun sequence genome:
ATTCTTATATTATATCAGTGGAGTAGCTCAAGCTCACTGAAgcgagaaaaaaagtcaaagcaataaaaacaaaaggtgaaGTAATCCCAGTGATGTTTtcaaggaataaaaaaatacaattaaaactGTGATATATATTCCCTcaaaccagttttttttttttttttttttacagaatgacAAGGACAATGTCATGAGCATatgcttaaataaaaaaaaaaagaaaaagtagaagGCACAGTTCCCACATTGAAAATTATAATATATCACAACTAGTAAATATATAGTTCTATcaattaaacagaaacagaattatAGTTTACTCACCAGCTGTCCAGTTCTACCTAGAGTACCTGTGGCAGTATTCAATCTACAAGTCTGTCCTCATTTCACATTACAGTTACGCAGGGGAAAACTGTTACGCACCATCTTATGTTTGCCCTCAAGTCTAACTTAAACAACTAATGCAGTGTGCACCTTCACTGCTCATTAATGTAAATAATCTTCCAATGAAATTTACAGTGTATAGAGCTGAACATAGTGTTGAAGAAAAAAGTAATTCCATCAGAGAagtgcagataaataataatatgatgcCATCACTAAACATCTTAGCCATATCTTATCCAAAACAGGTGTGATATAAGTAACTTATAAAATCTATTGTGCTTGAAAATTCAGGCTGACAAATTAAATGGTGACGAAAGCCTTTGCAAATGATTACATGGGAAACATTTTGGGGCCTCCCACGGTAACATAATACAATTGAAATATTACAATGATGGccattttttctctcccccccatGACTGGAAAAAGGGGACAGCAGGCCATTAGTAGAAGATGGGTGCAGATCGGTCATCAGAGAAGGTAGGCCGGAGGTAGACCTCCAGGGAACGGTCACTGTGGGGAGAGGAGGGGCAAGACAAGAGACACATATAGTTAGCTTAAGCATAGCAGGAGATTCTGAGAGACACACGGTCAGTTACGTAACCACACCCAAAGAAATCAGCTTTCCTAAAGTTTCTCACAGTAAGTTGAGGTATTGTAAGTTTTAGCAAGCATGTGGTGATAAAACCCATGTAAAATAAGTGAAACAAATGCTTATTTCAGACATGCATGCAAGGTTAGTGTCTTCTCTGTAtgatattttacagaaaaaaatggaaagtacAACCCAAGGACTGTTGGATTGACAGAACTAAGTGCTGCCACATCCAAAGAGGCCAAAGGATAGAAAAGACCAGTGATTTCCCATCATCCtactgcagccagacagccaatgacaacaacagagagaacagaggcagtaatagggagaaaaaaaaaagtggttggtcGGCTGAAAGGCAATGGAGACTGGTGACTTACGGAGGTCCTCTTCCCTCAGAACCGGGACAATTCTGGACCCAAACTGGAAGGTAAAGAGAACCTTTGGGTTTGAATGGCTCATCTCTCAGTTCATGCATGGGTCACATTTTGTAAGGACAGTGGTTAGTCTGATGCAAGACGAACATACGGTAggttgataataataataataagtactGAAATGAGGGATGCAAAACAGAAGTACACATTTCATGCTTAACATGCCACACCGTATACACTACTGTATGTTCACTTATAAATCATAAGATTGCCTTAGGAAAAACTAATTTCAAGGTTTGTCTGCAAAATGTGTGCATTACGGTTTCTTTAACCGAAACAGCTCAGAGACAAGCGAAAAGCATACGTAAGTTACAATCAAAACAGGTAGGCAGGCCAGTGAAGTTCAGATACTCACAATAGGCATACTGTGCACAACACCACCTCACACACCGAAACTTTTCACAATGACAGAGCAGCACAGATGCTATGTGTGCTGGGGGAGTTGTAAGGATGAAACTACGTTATTGGACACAGCTGGGGCTTGAAATGATTCACACAAGGGTGGCTGaacaaaaattaattatttaatttttgctcaaatatttaaatattgaatttaatatttaatatttaagctCAGAGCCGTAACTTTAAAACATTTcgaacaaaaactgaaaacagccaTCGTCACTGACAGAACAGATTTCTCTTCAGACCAAAGTGTTTATTAATATATAgagatatgttttatttagaaTGCCTTTGTAAAAATCACCATACATTCAAGGTCAATTTTAAGTATCACATTTTTGGTATCCCTCCACAGCATGCATAAGATACACAACtagtttttcattgtttctggaaatatgttgtcttttttttgtttttttttttacaaagacaagatatatatatatatatatttttttttttaaaagaaaagaccaAAACTCCATATCCACTCAAGGgaatacaataataaataacactgaaagcTGCAAAAGCCGTGGTTGTCATTTAACCTAAAACTAATTCACAGTTGTTATTGAGGGTACTCAACAATAGACCATAGACTCCTCCAAACTCACTGTGCCTTCAGgggcaaataaaagaaagaaagaaaagtaaagacCAAACTGAAAGATATCGGagtgagacatttttttccGGCTGACAAATCCTGTAGTAAATTCCGCTGAAAATTCAAGATATGGGTGTTTAATTGAAATTTTCATCATAACGAGTTTTTGTAATGATCATAATACCGTGCAAATTGGTGGGTCGATCGcaacaatatataatatatatatatatgtagatacTGTATATTCGTGAAGCTTAATTTGCAAAATTGCTTCATTGAACATAAAGTACgtgttcaataaaaaataagcaaagtaaggcaaaTATGACACACCTTGTGGACGGAAACTCAAGTCTAACACCGACACAAGGAAGCACAGCAGGACCTACAGGATCTCTCGGAACAGAAACATAGTAATCTGCTGCACAGCTTTTTGAGCCGTGTGTTGGATGGGAACTCAACAATATTGGCCCCACGTGTGCTTAAAAAGGCCATTTAGTCAGTGGCTTTAGTATGACATTGAAGTCTTTTGGCACTTGTACAGTATATGAATATGTCCTTCAGTTTGACAAAATGACACAACTATATACATGCATGAAAGACAGGAGGAGCAAAGGCAGTCTCTTGAGAGATAAGTCCATGATGGTGGACTATGATCAGAGCTAGAGTATTCAGAGTCCATATCGCTGCATGCCGAGCAGGTAGGCCCCGCTCTGGCTCTCCCGCTCAACGCAATCCTCCACCCACCAACCGCTACTGTCCACACcgacaccaccagcagcagcacccaGGATGGACGGAGGAAGGAAACGAGGGACccggggaggaagagaggacagaaaggagggaTGAAACTGGCCTCTTCCATTCGGAGAAGGGGCATGtgtggaggcagaggagaagaggtggAGATAATTGGACAGTAGGGAGGTTAAGAGGAGGGAAAGATGGGGGAGGAAGAGGCCCCTGTGCTATCCGGagctgtctgtttctgtctgtatgTCTGTTCTCACACAGTCGAAATCAATTTGCCATCAGGACTGTCACTGTGGaacaaagagagaaggaagCTTGCCAGGTCGGACACACtcagagagaaatggagaaagacAAGACAGGCACAAGGAGGCAGTGTAGAGTTTAGGAGAAGTGCAGGTGGGGTCGGGAAATCTACTTCGCCCCCACCTGCAGCAACAACTCCAAACACACGTGCTGAGTTCAGGAAGATTGGACTTCCAATTCCCTCATCAACACTTATATGTTTGCTGACcggaaatatatttttttttcagtgtatggTACCAGTCACTAAAAGGTAGACAAAACCAATGTTCTATAGTTGATGAGAAAATCATTAAGTCATCTCCTAAGCTGGAGGGATGTAATTAGACTAATTAGATTAGTCTGTTGGGGTGACTACACCCTGTTAGGACAGTGTTGTCACAAAATATtgacacaaaaaataacacatttagaGCAGACAGGAGTATGTAAAACAGCTTGACACAGGTGCCCAAAGCCCCAGCAAGCAGGGATAACTGAGATGAGGTCAGCATGATTTCTACTGTACTGCACCAAACACCAGGACAAATGCACATACATCGAAGAACttggatctctctctctctctctctttctcacacacacacacacacacacaaacagaaacatttatattcattcagTCCATGTaaaccctggttggacagagacagggagagcaCAATTCCTAACCTTAACCTTAATGACTTGGGTGAGTCAGCAAGGACTTCACGGATTACACTTAAGATATACTGAGCCAAGAGCACtctgaaaataaactgagacACTGATCCTGCTAGAATGCATTCATTAGTTTTATAAAGAGAAGTAAGAAACAGCCAAGAGGACAGGATCAcgaagagacaaaagaaaacactttgcACCTGGCAAGATGGTGATATTTGGATTTTCTCTGCAAATTAGATCTTGCTTGAGCTTAAATATGCTCCTCATTAATCAATAAgtcataaaaacattattttatatttgaggTTCTAACTTCTCTGATGGAGCTTTTTGAATGTTTAAAATCATTTGAGTTTTGGACTATTGGTGTCAAAACGCAATCCATGGCATGTGTCACCGCCACCTAATGGTGAAAACTTACAACAATaatcagaaatgaaaacatattagTTTCAGCCCAATACCTCATTCTGGATAATTACGGGTGATTATTTATGCACTTTATGGTTTCTGAGGACATTCATTTACCTACACAAATACATGCTCAAATAAAGCAAAAGGCTTGCATTGTCACAGGAGCATACCGTCACAGAACAAAAGTAACAAGTCCTACGTGTACTCCATTATGGGACAGCTTTGTGAAAATTCAAGTTCTGTTTGGGATCCTTACCGACTACATGCAAATCGTCAAACATTCCTTCCAGCTTTGTGCACATTAAGCGTGGATGTAGCATGTAGTAATCCAAGTTCCATTTATCTAAGCTGAGAATCTCTCTGGGTTTCTTCCTTTGATACATAATTGCATCAACAATTACTCAAGATAAACTCTTCAGATGGCAGTTATACATTCAAACATTACTCAGTAGGCAGGTAGACAACACACTTACCTTGTGGCAAAGCGGCCATCATAATCCTCAATAGcaggctgaaaagaaaaaaaatattattttacagtgtgtgtgcttgtacaGAATAAACCTAGTATTGAATTGTTTACcatgtataaatataaacactaggtggcagcagaaTCTGATCAAAAATTGAGCTTGTGCAGATTTACTTGTATCTAATTATGCAACATGAGATTAAATCAGATGGTGGCTGGAAAAGAGTAACGAGTTCACTACATGCTATATTACCTGTGTGCCAAAGCCTGCCATGCTGTAGGGACGTGGTCGGGTCTGTGCGAGGCTCTGTGCCAGGAGTCGGGCGGTCAGGCCATAGTCAGGTGTGGGCAGTGATGCATCACTCTCCAACAAGTTCCCTGTGCTGCTACTTTTCCCATGGTGCAGACTGTAATAGTAAGAAAGTAAATATCCTGAGCCTGACTCATTTGGCCTCATTATCTTGATGTaccatttataaaaaaaaatgccactcACTTCACTCTGAGCttctcactgtcactgtcaggCAGCACACGTGTGTAAGAGAATGGGAACCAGCCACgcctgagaaagagagaaaacactgtTAACTGTTTACTTGCACTGTACCTAAATTTGGGACAAATATTTAATCAGTCTCACAGTATGGATTCAGGCAagacagaataaatgaatatattactcacattttgtttttctcattctcCCCATAGTGCCAGCCATCGCGGGCTTCAGGCACTAGCAGAGTTATAACATCTCCCTCAGAGAAACTGAGCAGGGTGCTGTTGTCACCTGCAGCATGAGAGAAGATGGCCTGGACACGGGCACGTCCGTTTTTCTCCAGTCCTGCCGCCATGGAGCTGGATCTGGGCAGGGTCCGTGTCTCTCCTGCAGACATTTCCAGGCAGTGATTAACATGGCCAGTGTCACAATATGCTCTGAACTGTCTGAGGTGGCGAAACTTACATTTTTAGGCACAGTAGTCAGAGAGGTTCTCCAACTTTATCAACTTCTTTTCATATCgtaaacaatcacacacacttccacattTACTGATATTACAAATAATATTACAGTTGGGATAACTGCTGACATATCATCGGAAATCATGGCAGTACTTCTCACAGATCATTTTGCATGTCCTTGCTCCTTCATTGGGACACTGAGGTTGTCAACCTGATCGTCAGCACTGTCatttattattagcattattgGATTTGTTTGCACAGTGTGAAAGTACTCATTCAGAGCTTTCAATTTTGATTCAGTAAAGTGACGCTGGATTTAAAATACTTCAAAAACGCTTTTGATTTTCTTGCCGCAGTGCTACCGTTTTGTTGTTTCAGATATCTTACCCACTGGGTTTTTATTCTTGGCAGGGGCAGGCCTGCGCACAGGGAGGGTGTTGGAGTAGACATCGCTGACCTGCCTCTGGGGCGGGGCCTGGGACGGGCCCTGTGCCTGGGTCTGAGGGGATGAAGGCCTGATCTGGGACACGGACATCGGACCCCCATCTGTCCAGTATTCCTCTCCATGAACTCCTGTTGTCCCATTGACCATGGACATACCATCAGGGCCCATCAGCCTCTGTAATAAACAAGCAGACACTGGGATTCAGTAAGCACAATAAACCTGTAAAAATAGCCCACATAATGCTATACTTTGGCAGCTGTGATACCATTAAATATGAGGATTAAGCCGAGGTGATGATATGTCTGAATATATTCAATTTTTTTCAGCCACTCATTTCCCTAACTCACCGCTGGGTGTCCCAGGCCGCTTCCCATAAAAACAGCCAACTCTGGGGGCACAGGTAGAGGCTGGGCCCCGGGGATGGGGTCTGAGATGACCAGGTTGGATTTGGAGGTGTGTAGGGGACTTGAGCCCCCTAGGGCGGCAGAGCCCATCTGCTGGGCCAGGAGCATGGCCCTCTCGGGCAGTTTGTTGGGGTCGGAGCAGGCTTGTTGCCACACTGGGATCTTCTGGGTGAGAAGGTCTTTACCCTGGAACAAGGAAgatgaaagcagcagaaaccATGCCAGTATTAAGAGGAGAGATATTGATGTAGATGCGATGTgaccatattaaaaaaaaaaaaaggatcagtTTTGtattcttaaaaaacaaatacaaaaacattcagttaTCTAAAATATTTCCCTACTGTACACCCTTGACCATGGCCCTTTACACAGCTATGATAATGTGATGCGTGGGTGAGGCAGTCTTACATACAAGCAAGCTGCCCACTGCAGCATCTCACAGCCTGTGGACACGGCTGTTCTTTCTACTACAAAAATTgagttttattcatttccagAGTTACAGAAACGGAAAGCGTTCACACACGTGTTCCATACTACTTTTGTATGCTTACATGTGTAATGCTAATAATGTCTTTTGCTTTCTCTCACGCACATGTAGAgctaccacacacacagaaacacacacacttggatcCCTCTGGGAGAAGATTCTATAGTTTGCTGAAGGTGAACGCGTCCCACGCACACCCCCACCCTGATTAATGActctgtggtggaaaaaaaaagagagaaaaaaaaggcacacacacatgctcttcTCCAGCCACATCTTCAGGCTGGCAGTTCACGCCCCCACGTGTAATCCCAGGAGACCGAAGTACTCCATTACCCAAGGATTTCATATGATCCTTGAAGAATTACTCTTTAAAAGGTTCTGCTGTTGTTAACAGTATTGGTCACGACTGTTCACCTGTGCGTCCTCTTTGGTTTTCATAAattgaaaaaaagcaaagcacacacacacacacacacacacacacacacacacacacacacacacacacacacacacacacacacacacacacacacacacacacacacacacacacacacacacacacacaacaaaaacaaaacaaaacaaaagagcagaCACTATACCAAGTTACAATGATGGATTACAGCTTCATACATGCCTGCTAGATGGGCATCCTCTGGAGCcttaatgatttaaaatgaaaaggccCACAGGAGAAGTCGAAGCTGATGTGGCTTAGAACTGTGCATCTCTTAGTTTGCTCCTCTTCCTGAGCAATTGTCTACAGCAGGTGATcttaaaataacactgatctCAAGATGGGGGAGTAGCTGGCAAAGAGAAATGGttgactggtgattctaaaatGCCTGTAGGTGTACGTCTAACTGTTAAAGGTTCTTTGTCTGTGGCTGCTAAGTGATAGGTCAGTGACCTTAGTACTCCTAGCTCTCAGTGCCAGCTGTGATTGACTCCACTGTGATTCTCTAGAGGATAAGCTATAATGGATAGAAGTTCTAGCTCTGCACACAGTTCTTTTAATGCAATGCACAATAAAATGCGCACCTAATTAGCTTCAGTTCACACCTCATCATCATGATTTGAACGTGTACCATGCATCTCAATACTGCAGTGAACTCCAACGCATTACAGCTCTATTTGTACTCTCACCAAAATTTACTATTTCA
This genomic interval carries:
- the baiap2a gene encoding brain-specific angiogenesis inhibitor 1-associated protein 2a isoform X1, with translation MVLAEDFTMSRTDEVHRFTENVYKTIMEQFNPCLRNFVAMGKNYEKALASVTFAAKGYFDALVRMGELASESQGSKDLGDVLFQMAEVHRQIQVQLEEMLKSFHNELLSELEKKVELDARYLTAALKKYQVEHKSKGESLEKCQAELKKLRRKSQGSKNPSKYGEKEMQFVETISSKQTELDTFIAEGYKTALSEERRRYCFLVDRQCAVAKNSSAYHGKGKDLLTQKIPVWQQACSDPNKLPERAMLLAQQMGSAALGGSSPLHTSKSNLVISDPIPGAQPLPVPPELAVFMGSGLGHPARLMGPDGMSMVNGTTGVHGEEYWTDGGPMSVSQIRPSSPQTQAQGPSQAPPQRQVSDVYSNTLPVRRPAPAKNKNPVGETRTLPRSSSMAAGLEKNGRARVQAIFSHAAGDNSTLLSFSEGDVITLLVPEARDGWHYGENEKNKMRGWFPFSYTRVLPDSDSEKLRVNLHHGKSSSTGNLLESDASLPTPDYGLTARLLAQSLAQTRPRPYSMAGFGTQPAIEDYDGRFATRKKPREILSLDKWNLDYYMLHPRLMCTKLEGMFDDLHVVGKDPKQNLNFHKAVP
- the baiap2a gene encoding brain-specific angiogenesis inhibitor 1-associated protein 2a isoform X3 yields the protein MVLAEDFTMSRTDEVHRFTENVYKTIMEQFNPCLRNFVAMGKNYEKALASVTFAAKGYFDALVRMGELASESQGSKDLGDVLFQMAEVHRQIQVQLEEMLKSFHNELLSELEKKVELDARYLTAALKKYQVEHKSKGESLEKCQAELKKLRRKSQGSKNPSKYGEKEMQFVETISSKQTELDTFIAEGYKTALSEERRRYCFLVDRQCAVAKNSSAYHGKGKDLLTQKIPVWQQACSDPNKLPERAMLLAQQMGSAALGGSSPLHTSKSNLVISDPIPGAQPLPVPPELAVFMGSGLGHPARLMGPDGMSMVNGTTGVHGEEYWTDGGPMSVSQIRPSSPQTQAQGPSQAPPQRQVSDVYSNTLPVRRPAPAKNKNPVGETRTLPRSSSMAAGLEKNGRARVQAIFSHAAGDNSTLLSFSEGDVITLLVPEARDGWHYGENEKNKMRGWFPFSYTRVLPDSDSEKLRVNLHHGKSSSTGNLLESDASLPTPDYGLTARLLAQSLAQTRPRPYSMAGFGTQPAIEDYDGRFATSGWWVEDCVERESQSGAYLLGMQRYGL
- the baiap2a gene encoding brain-specific angiogenesis inhibitor 1-associated protein 2a isoform X6, coding for MVLAEDFTMSRTDEVHRFTENVYKTIMEQFNPCLRNFVAMGKNYEKALASVTFAAKGYFDALVRMGELASESQGSKDLGDVLFQMAEVHRQIQVQLEEMLKSFHNELLSELEKKVELDARYLTAALKKYQVEHKSKGESLEKCQAELKKLRRKSQGSKNPSKYGEKEMQFVETISSKQTELDTFIAEGYKTALSEERRRYCFLVDRQCAVAKNSSAYHGKGKDLLTQKIPVWQQACSDPNKLPERAMLLAQQMGSAALGGSSPLHTSKSNLVISDPIPGAQPLPVPPELAVFMGSGLGHPARLMGPDGMSMVNGTTGVHGEEYWTDGGPMSVSQIRPSSPQTQAQGPSQAPPQRQVSDVYSNTLPVRRPAPAKNKNPVGETRTLPRSSSMAAGLEKNGRARVQAIFSHAAGDNSTLLSFSEGDVITLLVPEARDGWHYGENEKNKMRGWFPFSYTRVLPDSDSEKLRVNLHHGKSSSTGNLLESDASLPTPDYGLTARLLAQSLAQTRPRPYSMAGFGTQPAIEDYDGRFATSLGPELSRF
- the baiap2a gene encoding brain-specific angiogenesis inhibitor 1-associated protein 2a isoform X4, encoding MVLAEDFTMSRTDEVHRFTENVYKTIMEQFNPCLRNFVAMGKNYEKALASVTFAAKGYFDALVRMGELASESQGSKDLGDVLFQMAEVHRQIQVQLEEMLKSFHNELLSELEKKVELDARYLTAALKKYQVEHKSKGESLEKCQAELKKLRRKSQGSKNPSKYGEKEMQFVETISSKQTELDTFIAEGYKTALSEERRRYCFLVDRQCAVAKNSSAYHGKGKDLLTQKIPVWQQACSDPNKLPERAMLLAQQMGSAALGGSSPLHTSKSNLVISDPIPGAQPLPVPPELAVFMGSGLGHPARLMGPDGMSMVNGTTGVHGEEYWTDGGPMSVSQIRPSSPQTQAQGPSQAPPQRQVSDVYSNTLPVRRPAPAKNKNPVGETRTLPRSSSMAAGLEKNGRARVQAIFSHAAGDNSTLLSFSEGDVITLLVPEARDGWHYGENEKNKMRGWFPFSYTRVLPDSDSEKLRVNLHHGKSSSTGNLLESDASLPTPDYGLTARLLAQSLAQTRPRPYSMAGFGTQPAIEDYDGRFATSDRSLEVYLRPTFSDDRSAPIFY
- the baiap2a gene encoding brain-specific angiogenesis inhibitor 1-associated protein 2a isoform X5, which gives rise to MVLAEDFTMSRTDEVHRFTENVYKTIMEQFNPCLRNFVAMGKNYEKALASVTFAAKGYFDALVRMGELASESQGSKDLGDVLFQMAEVHRQIQVQLEEMLKSFHNELLSELEKKVELDARYLTAALKKYQVEHKSKGESLEKCQAELKKLRRKSQGSKNPSKYGEKEMQFVETISSKQTELDTFIAEGYKTALSEERRRYCFLVDRQCAVAKNSSAYHGKGKDLLTQKIPVWQQACSDPNKLPERAMLLAQQMGSAALGGSSPLHTSKSNLVISDPIPGAQPLPVPPELAVFMGSGLGHPARLMGPDGMSMVNGTTGVHGEEYWTDGGPMSVSQIRPSSPQTQAQGPSQAPPQRQVSDVYSNTLPVRRPAPAKNKNPVGETRTLPRSSSMAAGLEKNGRARVQAIFSHAAGDNSTLLSFSEGDVITLLVPEARDGWHYGENEKNKMRGWFPFSYTRVLPDSDSEKLRVNLHHGKSSSTGNLLESDASLPTPDYGLTARLLAQSLAQTRPRPYSMAGFGTQPAIEDYDGRFATSDSPDGKLISTV
- the baiap2a gene encoding brain-specific angiogenesis inhibitor 1-associated protein 2a isoform X2; protein product: MVLAEDFTMSRTDEVHRFTENVYKTIMEQFNPCLRNFVAMGKNYEKALASVTFAAKGYFDALVRMGELASESQGSKDLGDVLFQMAEVHRQIQVQLEEMLKSFHNELLSELEKKVELDARYLTAALKKYQVEHKSKGESLEKCQAELKKLRRKSQGSKNPSKYGEKEMQFVETISSKQTELDTFIAEGYKTALSEERRRYCFLVDRQCAVAKNSSAYHGKGKDLLTQKIPVWQQACSDPNKLPERAMLLAQQMGSAALGGSSPLHTSKSNLVISDPIPGAQPLPVPPELAVFMGSGLGHPARLMGPDGMSMVNGTTGVHGEEYWTDGGPMSVSQIRPSSPQTQAQGPSQAPPQRQVSDVYSNTLPVRRPAPAKNKNPVGETRTLPRSSSMAAGLEKNGRARVQAIFSHAAGDNSTLLSFSEGDVITLLVPEARDGWHYGENEKNKMRGWFPFSYTRVLPDSDSEKLRVNLHHGKSSSTGNLLESDASLPTPDYGLTARLLAQSLAQTRPRPYSMAGFGTQPAIEDYDGRFATSSGWWVEDCVERESQSGAYLLGMQRYGL